The following coding sequences lie in one Apium graveolens cultivar Ventura chromosome 1, ASM990537v1, whole genome shotgun sequence genomic window:
- the LOC141711425 gene encoding secreted RxLR effector protein 161-like: MDKSHPLTTPMVVRSLEPDKDPFRPREDDEEVLGPEIPYLGAIGALMYLANNTRPDIAFAVNLLARFSSATMDRHWNEIKHIFRYLRGTTDFGLFFPKNSTSQLIEYADTGYLSDPHFGKSQTGYVFTYCDAAISWKSTKQTTVATSTNHSELIAIHEASRECIWLRSIIKNIQESCGLPDITRSPTVMFEDNTACIDQLKEGYIKGDRTKHISPKFFYTHELQKNGEIDIQQSRSCDNLADLFTKSLPNSTFGKL; this comes from the coding sequence atggataaatctcATCCATTGACTACTCCAATGGTGGTTAGATCTTTAGAGCCTGATAAAGATCCATTTCGACCACGAGAAGATGATGAAGAAGTTCTTGGTCCTGAAATCCCATATCTAGGTGCAATTGGTGCACTTATGTATCTTGCAAATAATACAAGGCCAGATATTGCATTTGCTGTGAATTTATTGGCTAGATTTAGCTCTGCTACAATGGACAGACATTGGAATGAGATTAAACATATATTCCGTTATCTTCGGGGAACAACAGACTTTGGATTATTTTTCCCTAAAAACTCAACATCTCAGTTGATCGAATATGCAGACACTGGATACttgtcagatcctcattttggCAAATCACAAACTGGATATGTATTTACATATTGCGATGCAGCCATTTCCTGGAAATCCACGAAGCAAACTACAGTAGCAACCTCAACAAATCACTCAGAACTCATTGCAATTCATGAAGCCAGTAGAGAATGTATTTGGTTGCGGTCTATCATCAAGAATATTCAAGAATCATGTGGATTGCCAGACATCACAAGAAGTCCTACTGTCATGTTTGAGGACAACACTGCATGCATTGATCAACTCaaggaaggatatatcaaaggGGACAGGACGAAACACATTTCACCAAAATTCTTCTATACTCATGAGCTTCAAAAGAATGGTGAAATTGATATACAACAAAGTCGGTCATGTGACAACCTTGCTGATTTATTCACGAAATCATTACCGAATTCAACATTTGGGAAGTTATGA
- the LOC141711433 gene encoding zinc finger BED domain-containing protein RICESLEEPER 2-like, with protein sequence MAEKMLLKFEKYWDVIHGVVGVSTVLDPRYKLEVLQFYFDKIFGACALAEVEKVRDLCFSLLREYHQKLNSSIEGNDESGTLSKIASTENASQYDLFISTKKRKKVDFIKSEFEHYLDEDVWTKAEGFDVLSWWKLNAPKYPTLACMARDFLAVPASTVASESAFSSSGRLVSPHRNRLHPTTIEALMCAQSW encoded by the exons atggCAGAGAAAATGTTATTGAAATTTGAGAAATATTGGGATGTGATTCATGGTGTTGTTGGAGTTTCCACGGTGTTAGATCCTAGATACAAGTTGGAGGTATTACAGTTCTATTTTGATAAGATTTTTGGAGCATGCGCTCTCGCTGAAGTTGAAAAGGTCCGTGATCTTTGTTTCTCTTTGCTAAGGGAGTACCATCAAAAACTAAATTCAAGTATAGAAGGTAATGATGAATCTGGTACTTTATCAAAAATAGCTAGTACTGAAAATGCTTCACAATATGACTTATTTATAAGTACCAAAAAACGTAAGAAGGTGGATTTCATAAAATCTGAGTTTGAACATTATTTGGATGAGGATGTTTGGACAAAGGCTGAGGGTTTTGATGTGTTATCGTGGTGGAAGTTAAACGCACCTAAGTATCCAACCTTAGCTTGCATGGCTCGAGATTTTTTAGCTGTTCCAGCATCGACTGTAGCCTCGGAGTCAGCCTTTAGCTCTAGCGGAAGATTGGTGAGTCCACATCGTAATAGACTTCATCCTACCACAATAGAAGCCTTGATGTGTGCTCAAAGTTG GTGA